One part of the Solanum dulcamara chromosome 8, daSolDulc1.2, whole genome shotgun sequence genome encodes these proteins:
- the LOC129901116 gene encoding uncharacterized protein LOC129901116 isoform X1 yields the protein MQLCRSIASWLSRILACMGSCLGCCMNSPHVVSVDKPSKGLKVPSKRLRRTSLRDDFWSSSACEMENSTFPSQRSISSISTSNPALDPHSNSGTTNSTSEFVNHGLLLWNQTRQQWCGNKTPQKRASVREPKLTLDTSYETLLGTNKLFPQPIPLPEMVDFLVDVWEQEGLYD from the exons ATGCAACTTTGTAGATCAATTGCCTCTTGGCTATCCCGCATCTTGGCTTGCATGGG AAGTTGTCTTGGATGCTGTATGAATTCTCCCCATGTTGTTTCAGTGGATAAGCCATCTAAAGGACTGAAAGTTCCGAGCAAACGATTGAGGAGAACTAGTTTAAGAGACGACTTTTGGAGCAGTAGTGCATGCGAGATGGAGAATAGCACATTTCCCTCCCAGAGAAGCATCTCATCAATTAGCACATCCAATCCGGCCCTTGATCCTCACAGTAACTCTGGCACCACGAACAGCACTTCGGAATTTGTAAATCATG GTCTACTTCTTTGGAATCAAACGAGGCAACAATGGTGTGGAAATAAAACACCGCAGAAGCGTGCTTCAGTTCGAGAACCCAAATTAAC CTTAGATACAAGTTATGAAACTTTGCTAGGGACCAATAAGCTTTTCCCTCAACCAATCCCTCTACCG GAAATGGTAGACTTTCTTGTTGATGTATGGGAGCAGGAGGGGCTTTATGATTAA
- the LOC129901116 gene encoding uncharacterized protein LOC129901116 isoform X3 — protein MCNRHCLWIEMNAYCERKSFCSVLVYFGKYLRALIDMMMEKLKEKCRSLCNSRSCLGCCMNSPHVVSVDKPSKGLKVPSKRLRRTSLRDDFWSSSACEMENSTFPSQRSISSISTSNPALDPHSNSGTTNSTSEFVNHGLLLWNQTRQQWCGNKTPQKRASVREPKLTLDTSYETLLGTNKLFPQPIPLPEMVDFLVDVWEQEGLYD, from the exons ATGTGTAATAGGCATTGTTTATGGATTGAAATGAATGCTTATTGTGAAAGGAAGTCTTTTTGTTCAGTTTTGGTGTATTTTGGAAAATATCTTCGAGCCCTTATTGATATGATGAtggaaaagttgaaggaaaaatgCAGATCCCTTTGTAAT AGCAGAAGTTGTCTTGGATGCTGTATGAATTCTCCCCATGTTGTTTCAGTGGATAAGCCATCTAAAGGACTGAAAGTTCCGAGCAAACGATTGAGGAGAACTAGTTTAAGAGACGACTTTTGGAGCAGTAGTGCATGCGAGATGGAGAATAGCACATTTCCCTCCCAGAGAAGCATCTCATCAATTAGCACATCCAATCCGGCCCTTGATCCTCACAGTAACTCTGGCACCACGAACAGCACTTCGGAATTTGTAAATCATG GTCTACTTCTTTGGAATCAAACGAGGCAACAATGGTGTGGAAATAAAACACCGCAGAAGCGTGCTTCAGTTCGAGAACCCAAATTAAC CTTAGATACAAGTTATGAAACTTTGCTAGGGACCAATAAGCTTTTCCCTCAACCAATCCCTCTACCG GAAATGGTAGACTTTCTTGTTGATGTATGGGAGCAGGAGGGGCTTTATGATTAA
- the LOC129901116 gene encoding uncharacterized protein LOC129901116 isoform X2, producing MNSPHVVSVDKPSKGLKVPSKRLRRTSLRDDFWSSSACEMENSTFPSQRSISSISTSNPALDPHSNSGTTNSTSEFVNHGLLLWNQTRQQWCGNKTPQKRASVREPKLTLDTSYETLLGTNKLFPQPIPLPEMVDFLVDVWEQEGLYD from the exons ATGAATTCTCCCCATGTTGTTTCAGTGGATAAGCCATCTAAAGGACTGAAAGTTCCGAGCAAACGATTGAGGAGAACTAGTTTAAGAGACGACTTTTGGAGCAGTAGTGCATGCGAGATGGAGAATAGCACATTTCCCTCCCAGAGAAGCATCTCATCAATTAGCACATCCAATCCGGCCCTTGATCCTCACAGTAACTCTGGCACCACGAACAGCACTTCGGAATTTGTAAATCATG GTCTACTTCTTTGGAATCAAACGAGGCAACAATGGTGTGGAAATAAAACACCGCAGAAGCGTGCTTCAGTTCGAGAACCCAAATTAAC CTTAGATACAAGTTATGAAACTTTGCTAGGGACCAATAAGCTTTTCCCTCAACCAATCCCTCTACCG GAAATGGTAGACTTTCTTGTTGATGTATGGGAGCAGGAGGGGCTTTATGATTAA